The following proteins are co-located in the Gossypium hirsutum isolate 1008001.06 chromosome A02, Gossypium_hirsutum_v2.1, whole genome shotgun sequence genome:
- the LOC107886537 gene encoding polygalacturonase-like yields the protein MAIQFNFVSSMLILVLLSISSVEGQGGGGGGVIDVVAKFGAKADEKTDLSKPLLDAWKEACASTSPSKIVIPKGIYFLSTATLDGPCKAPIELQVQGTVKAPADPGAFKEPKWIAFNRIENFKLSGGGVFDGQGTTAYKREGCKGHDYCGSLPINLRFDFLTNAMIQDITTKDSKQFQANVLGCKNITFEHFTVSAPDESPNTDGIHIGRSDGVNVLNSEIKTGDDCVSIGDGSKNLVINGVTCGPGHGISIGSLGLFKNEEPVDGVTVKNCTMTNTSNGVRIKTWPGAEPGTCSNIHFEDITVTNVSSPIIIDQKYCPWNKCKINEESKVKLSNISFKNIHGTSARPEAVKIICSATLPCENVELADIEITHSGPTGPAVSQCSNVKPKVSGKQNPAACSAPIPAKPTPTA from the exons atggctattcaatttaattttgtttcatcCATGTTAATACTAGTACTTCTGTCCATATCATCCGTTGAAGGTCAAGGAGGAGGAGGTGGTGGTGTTATTGATGTTGTTGCAAAGTTTGGTGCAAAGGCAGACGAGAAAACAGATTTGAGTAAG CCATTATTGGATGCTTGGAAAGAAGCATGTGCCTCGACATCTCCGTCAAAAATTGTGATTCCTAAAGGGATATATTTTTTAAGTACAGCTACCTTAGATGGTCCTTGCAAGGCTCCTATTGAGCTTCAAGTTCAAGGCACTGTGAAGGCTCCGGCAGACCCTGGTGCTTTCAAGGAGCCTAAATGGATTGCTTtcaatagaattgaaaatttcaaattgtcTGGCGGAGGAGTTTTCGACGGCCAGGGAACCACTGCTTATAAAAGGGAAGGTTGCAAAGGTCATGATTATTGTGGTTCACTTCCTATT AACCTAAGGTTTGATTTTTTAACCAACGCAATGATACAAGATATAACTACCAAAGACAGCAAGCAGTTCCAGGCTAATGTTCTAGGATGCAAAAACATTACTTTCGAACATTTCACCGTATCTGCACCTGACGAAAGCCCAAACACAGATGGGATTCACATTGGGAGATCGGATGGGGTCAATGTTCTTAACTCGGAGATAAAAActggtgatgattgtgtttcaattGGGGATGGTTCCAAAAATTTGGTTATCAATGGAGTAACTTGTGGACCAGGACATGGTATCAGTATTGGTAGTCTCGGATTGTTTAAAAATGAAGAACCAGTTGATGGAGTTACAGTAAAAAATTGCACCATGACTAATACTTCCAATGGTGTTAGAATCAAAACTTGGCCAGGTGCTGAACCTGGCACTTGTTCGAACATTCACTTTGAGGATATTACCGTGACCAATGTCAGTTCTCCTATTATAATTGATCAGAAATATTGCCCATGGaacaaatgcaaaataaat GAAGAATCGAAAGTTAAACTAAGCAACATTAGTTTCAAAAACATTCACGGCACTTCTGCGCGTCCAGAAGCTGTCAAGATTATTTGTAGTGCTACTTTGCCTTGTGAAAATGTAGAACTTGCAGACATTGAAATTACGCATAGTGGACCGACTGGACCTGCAGTATCACAATGTTCGAATGTGAAGCCTAAAGTTAGTGGCAAACAAAATCCAGCTGCATGTTCTGCCCCTATCCCAGCAAAACCTACCCCGACCGCTTAA